The following are encoded in a window of Sphaerisporangium siamense genomic DNA:
- a CDS encoding GNAT family N-acetyltransferase, with protein sequence MLPRATIPAGPIVLREPVPEDAEARVRACADPLIVRFRPRIPAPYTREDAPAHITETAPGFWSGGGASFAIADAASGAWLGDCSLKPPDSRGAEIGYLVAPWARGRGVASAAVRALAEWAFAQGLHRVSIFAEVENPASQRVAMAAGFRHEGLLKDASPLRDGRYADLVAFARLAGDPGEPQRSYLPDLPGGELTDGVVRLAPLTMDDVDAYQEMAAEPDSYVHSVPPEPPPREHTEHRCRYTATWWRASGPS encoded by the coding sequence ATGCTCCCCCGCGCCACCATCCCCGCAGGGCCGATCGTACTCCGCGAGCCGGTCCCCGAGGACGCCGAGGCCCGCGTCCGCGCCTGCGCCGACCCCCTGATCGTGCGGTTCAGACCCCGGATCCCCGCGCCGTACACCCGGGAGGACGCGCCGGCCCACATCACCGAGACGGCGCCGGGCTTCTGGAGCGGCGGCGGCGCCTCGTTCGCCATCGCCGACGCGGCGAGCGGCGCCTGGCTCGGCGACTGCTCGCTGAAGCCGCCGGACTCCCGCGGCGCCGAGATCGGCTACCTGGTCGCCCCGTGGGCGCGCGGGCGGGGCGTGGCGTCGGCGGCGGTGCGGGCGCTGGCCGAGTGGGCGTTCGCCCAGGGCCTCCACCGCGTGTCGATCTTCGCCGAGGTGGAGAACCCGGCGAGCCAGCGGGTGGCGATGGCGGCGGGGTTCCGGCACGAGGGGCTCCTGAAGGACGCCTCGCCGCTCAGGGACGGCCGGTACGCCGACCTGGTGGCCTTCGCCCGGCTGGCCGGCGACCCCGGCGAGCCGCAGCGCTCCTACCTGCCGGATCTGCCCGGCGGCGAGTTGACCGACGGCGTCGTGCGGCTGGCACCGCTGACCATGGACGACGTGGACGCCTACCAGGAGATGGCCGCCGAGCCCGACTCCTACGTTCACAGCGTGCCGCCCGAGCCCCCGCCGCGCGAGCACACCGAGCACCGCTGCCGGTACACCGCCACCTGGTGGCGGGCGAGCGGGCCGAGCTGA
- a CDS encoding tRNA (adenine-N1)-methyltransferase yields MGFRRHGPFQPGDQVQLTDPKDKRHTVTLREGAQFHTHKGSIPHDDLIGMPEGSVVRSSGGTSYLAFRHLLQDYTVSMPRGAAVIYPKDCGQIVAMADVFPGARVVEAGVGSGALTCFLLRAVGESGSVTSYERRQDFADIARKNVEKFYGGPMEQWRLVVGDLVASLDETDVDRVILDMLAPWECVDAAAKALTPGGVICCYVATTTQLSRTVETLRDHGSFTEPHSWETLVRDWHVEGLAVRPDHRMVGHTGFLITARRMADGVTPPPRRRRPAKGAYGEETAI; encoded by the coding sequence ATGGGTTTTCGCAGGCACGGGCCGTTCCAGCCCGGCGATCAGGTTCAGCTCACCGATCCCAAGGACAAGCGGCATACGGTGACGCTGCGTGAGGGTGCTCAGTTCCACACGCACAAGGGTTCGATCCCTCATGACGACCTGATCGGCATGCCCGAGGGCTCGGTGGTCCGCTCCTCCGGCGGCACCTCCTACCTGGCCTTCCGTCACCTGCTGCAGGACTACACCGTCTCCATGCCGCGCGGCGCGGCCGTCATCTACCCCAAGGACTGCGGCCAGATCGTCGCCATGGCGGACGTCTTCCCCGGCGCCCGGGTGGTAGAGGCCGGCGTCGGGTCGGGCGCGCTCACCTGCTTCCTGCTCAGGGCGGTGGGCGAGTCCGGCAGCGTCACCTCCTACGAGCGCCGCCAGGACTTCGCCGACATCGCGCGCAAGAACGTCGAGAAGTTCTACGGCGGCCCCATGGAGCAGTGGCGGCTGGTGGTGGGCGATCTGGTGGCCTCGCTGGACGAGACCGACGTCGACCGCGTGATCCTGGACATGCTCGCCCCCTGGGAATGCGTGGACGCGGCGGCCAAGGCACTGACGCCCGGGGGCGTGATCTGCTGTTATGTGGCCACGACCACCCAGCTTTCGCGCACCGTCGAAACCCTGCGCGATCACGGAAGTTTCACCGAGCCGCATTCGTGGGAAACCTTGGTCCGCGACTGGCATGTCGAGGGGCTCGCGGTCCGGCCCGACCACCGCATGGTGGGGCACACGGGCTTTCTCATCACGGCTCGTCGCATGGCGGACGGCGTCACGCCCCCGCCGAGGCGCCGCCGCCCCGCCAAGGGCGCGTATGGGGAGGAGACGGCCATATGA